One Doryrhamphus excisus isolate RoL2022-K1 chromosome 17, RoL_Dexc_1.0, whole genome shotgun sequence genomic region harbors:
- the LOC131105730 gene encoding LOW QUALITY PROTEIN: probable dimethyladenosine transferase (The sequence of the model RefSeq protein was modified relative to this genomic sequence to represent the inferred CDS: inserted 2 bases in 1 codon): MALKFNQDLGQHILRNPGIVDKIIDRADIKSTDTVLEIGSGTGNLTLKLLAKAKKVICYEYDRKLAAELIKRVKHAGLSHKMKLFIGDCMKSDFPPFDLCVSNIPYQISSVLIFKLYKYHLRAAILLVQHEFXVAKPNSSAYSRLSVSSQLFSKINYCFKVSKKNFNPPPKVESAVVNIKKRPDEPKIDILEFTNFLKICFKRKNKTLSSVFADNSILKLVNIQKEDLPDLLQSFSSHRANKLEIEDFLQIFLLFKQKKIIYPKL, encoded by the exons ATGGCGTTGAAATTCAATCAAGATCTGGGTCAGCATATTTTGCGCAATCCTGGTATTGTTGATAAAATAATAGACCGTGCTGATATAAAATCAACCGATACAGTTCTAGAAATTGGAAGTGGCACAGGAAATCTTACATTGAAATTGCTTGCCAAGGCAAAAAAAGTTATTTGCTACGAATATGACAGAAAATTGGCTGCCGAACTGATTAAAAGGGTAAAACATGCAGGATTATCTcataaaatgaaactttttatagGTGATTGCATGAAGAGCGATTTTCCTCCATTTGATCTTTGCGTGTCAAATATTCCGTATCAAATTAGCAGTGTTTTGATTTTCAAACTTTATAAATACCATTTGAGGGCGGCCATACTTTTAGTTCAGCACGAGTT TGTTGCCAAGCCGAACTCCTCAGCTTATTCAAGATTAAGTGTGTCTAGTCaacttttctcaaaaatcaatTATTGTTTCAAAGTCTCAAAGAAGAATTTCAATCCACCACCAAAGGTAGAAAGCGCCGTTGTAAATATCAAAAAACGACCTGACGAACCGAAAATAGATATTTTAGAGTTTACAAATTTCCTTAAAATATGCTTTAaacgtaaaaataaaacactttccAGTGTTTTTGCTGATAATTCAATTTTAAAATTGGTTAATATTCAAAAAGAGGATCTACCAGATCTGTTACAGTCCTTTTCTTCTCATCGAGCTAATAAGTTAGAGATAGAAGATTTCCTCcagatatttttactttttaaacagaaaaaaatcatttatccTAAATTATAG